The Vigna unguiculata cultivar IT97K-499-35 chromosome 6, ASM411807v1, whole genome shotgun sequence genome contains a region encoding:
- the LOC114188144 gene encoding cytochrome P450 710A11-like produces the protein MTPLLSSFSLTDIASYLVCFILLLILLEQISYLAKKGSIPGPSFVVPFLGNAIPLVRNPTSFWDLQSSLAKSTPLGFSANYIIGNFIVFIRDTELSHKVFANVRPDAFHLVGHPFGKKLFGEHNLIYMMGQEHKNLRRRIAPNFTPKALSTYTALQQIIILDHLKSWVAKARAHTDSIPLRILARDMNLDTSQTVFVGPYLGLKARERFERDYFLFNVGLMKLPFDFPGTAFRNARLAVDRLIETLATCTEMSKARMQKGEEPSCLIDYWMQETLREIQEAKLTGEPAAPFSTDAEIGGYLFDFLFAAQDASTSSLLWAVALLDSHPEVLAKVRAEVAGVWSPESDELITAEMLREMKYTQAVAREVVRFRPPATLVPHIAAERFALTESYTIPKGTIVFPSAFESSFQGFSEPERFDPERFSEERQEDQVFKRNFLAFGAGPHQCVGQRYALNHLVLFIALFATLIDFKRDRTDGCDEIAYVPTICPRDDCRVFLSQRCTRYPSFPAVEDLVK, from the coding sequence ATGACACCTCTCTTATCCTCTTTCTCCCTCACCGACATAGCATCCTACCTCGTATGCTTCATCCTCCTCCTCATTCTCCTCGAACAGATCTCCTACCTTGCCAAGAAGGGTTCCATCCCAGGACCCTCCTTCGTCGTGCCTTTCTTAGGAAACGCAATCCCATTGGTCCGCAATCCAACCAGCTTCTGGGACCTTCAGTCCTCTCTCGCAAAGTCCACCCCTTTAGGCTTCTCCGCAAACTACATAATCGGCAACTTCATCGTTTTCATCAGAGACACCGAACTCTCCCACAAGGTCTTCGCCAATGTCAGGCCCGACGCTTTCCACCTCGTCGGTCACCCCTTCGGGAAGAAGCTATTCGGCGAACACAACCTCATCTACATGATGGGCCAAGAACACAAGAATCTCCGCCGTCGCATCGCCCCCAACTTCACCCCCAAAGCCCTCTCCACCTACACCGCGCTCCAGCAGATTATCATCCTCGATCACCTCAAGTCCTGGGTTGCCAAAGCCCGAGCCCATACCGATTCCATTCCGCTCCGTATCCTGGCCCGTGACATGAATCTCGACACCTCCCAGACCGTCTTCGTGGGCCCCTACTTGGGCCTCAAAGCCAGGGAGCGCTTCGAGAGGGATTACTTTCTATTCAACGTTGGCCTTATGAAGCTTCCGTTTGATTTCCCCGGCACCGCGTTTCGAAACGCCAGGCTCGCCGTGGACCGGCTCATCGAAACTCTAGCCACCTGCACCGAGATGAGCAAAGCCAGGATGCAGAAAGGGGAAGAGCCTTCGTGTCTGATTGATTACTGGATGCAGGAAACGCTCAGGGAAATCCAGGAGGCCAAGCTCACCGGAGAGCCGGCGGCACCGTTCTCCACCGACGCCGAGATTGGTGGTTACCTCTTTGATTTTCTCTTTGCGGCGCAGGACGCGTCCACGTCGTCGCTGCTGTGGGCGGTGGCGCTGCTGGATTCGCACCCGGAGGTGTTGGCGAAGGTTAGGGCAGAGGTGGCAGGAGTCTGGTCGCCGGAGTCGGACGAGCTGATTACCGCGGAGATGCTCCGGGAGATGAAGTACACGCAGGCGGTGGCCCGTGAGGTAGTGAGGTTCCGGCCGCCGGCGACGCTGGTGCCGCATATCGCGGCGGAGAGGTTCGCGCTGACGGAGTCGTACACGATACCCAAGGGGACGATCGTGTTCCCGTCGGCATTCGAGTCTTCGTTTCAGGGGTTCAGTGAACCGGAGCGGTTCGACCCGGAGCGGTTCTCGGAGGAGAGACAGGAGGACCAAGTATTTAAAAGAAACTTTCTGGCCTTCGGTGCCGGGCCCCACCAGTGTGTGGGTCAAAGGTACGCATTGAATCATCTTGTTCTCTTCATCGCGTTGTTCGCCACGTTGATCGATTTCAAGAGGGACAGGACGGACGGTTGTGATGAGATCGCGTACGTGCCCACCATATGCCCTAGAGACGATTGCAGGGTGTTTCTCTCCCAACGCTGCACACGATATCCCTCCTTCCCTGCGGTCGAAGACCTCGTGAAATGA
- the LOC114188846 gene encoding phospho-N-acetylmuramoyl-pentapeptide-transferase homolog, whose translation MPSHSRIFNHRHLSLPLHLHLSRNKHLSLPPTTSLACSSRSRFGCATLQLHPLIIQQYECGATRNVVPTRAFDDDSFDISMLDDWNSAEESSAYVFSSSDGEDNDGEVFLTPVNDIDLPSVSASNDDAVTVATHRFATLGRGQKKPRAKLGIFITMGLIIVLTLLLLYVDWCAWRIVRLPLSPFYLTRPFLVSAFLVSFAGYVGIPIFRLFKFIHVIKQQGPASHRTKKLTPTLGGLLFVPIGIIVAHVYASSSSTAVSGAAGATIAFAAVGLLSDILSLTNHRRVLPALTEVLLQVAVGTWFSFWLDITSISSPYGMKMLVPLPLGLVYLGRCYQLLTSFSFVSMGHGVKLADAIDGLAGGTAALAFTGMSIAVLPVCSDLAIFGASMAGSCVGFLLHNRYRASIIMGHTGSLALGGGLAAMASCTGMFFPLLISSGIFVVESLSVIIQVLYLKITKSFRGAGWRVLRIPPFHYRLQLRGFREPNIVLGAYLISSILALLGGYVGLVSA comes from the exons CTACATCCTTTGATCATTCAGCAGTATGAATGCGGCGCTACGCGTAATGTCGTTCCTACGAGAGCCTTCGACGAT GATTCATTTGACATATCAATGCTTGATGATTGGAATTCTGCTGAGGAAAGTTCTGCGTACGTGTTCTCTTCCAGTGATGGGGAAGACAATGATGGTGAAGTTTTTCTCACTCCGGTGAATGACATTGATTTGCCTTCTGTTTCTGCATCAAATGATGATGCTGTAACAGTGGCTACTCATAGGTTTGCAACCCTTGGGAGGGGACAGAAGAAGCCGAG GGCCAAACTAGGGATTTTCATCACTATGGGGCTTATAATTGTCTTGACATTACTGCTCTTGTATGTGGATTGGTGTGCGTGGAGAATTGTTAGGCTTCCCTTATCACCTTTTTACTTAACCCGCCCATTTCTCGTATCAGCCTTTTTGGTTTCTTTTGCTGGCTATGTGGGCATCCCAATTTTTcgtctttttaaatttatccatGTAATCAAGCAACAAGGGCCTGCTAGCCATCGAACCAAAAAGCTTACACCAACATTGGGTGGTTTGCTTTTTGTACCTATTGGTATAATTGTAGCTCATGTCTATGCTAGTTCCTCGTCAACAGCAGTTTCTGGGGCAGCTGGCGCAACTATTGCATTTGCTGCAGTCGGTTTACTTAGTGATATATTAAGCCTCACCAACCATCGGAGAGTTTTGCCTGCATTGACAGAAGTTCTTTTGCAG GTAGCCGTTGGAACGTGGTTTTCATTTTGGTTGGACATCACCAGTATATCTTCACCCTATGGCAT GAAGATGCTGGTTCCTCTGCCATTGGGCCTCGTGTACTTGGGAAGATGTTACCAACTCTTGACATCATTTAGTTTTGTTTCCATGGGACATGGTGTTAAATTAGCGGATGCTATTGACGGATTAGCTGGAGGTACCGCTGCACTGGCGTTTACTGGAATGTCAATAGCTGTTCTTCCAGTATGTTCTG ATCTTGCTATATTTGGGGCTTCAATGGCTGGATCTTGTGTTGGATTTCTTCTACACAACAGATACAGGGCGTCTATAATTATGGGTCACACAGGATCTTTGGCACTTGGTGGTGGGTTAGCTGCAATGGCTTCATGTACTGGAATGTTCTTCCCGCTACTCATTTCTTCCGGAATTTTCGTTGTTGAGTCATTATCAGTTATCATCCAG gTATTATACTTGAAGATAACTAAGAGCTTCCGAGGAGCAGGTTGGCGCGTTTTGAGGATTCCTCCCTTTCATTACCGCCTCCAATTACGTGGGTTCAGAGAACCAAATATTGTATTAGGTGCTTATCTTATATCATCTATTTTGGCTTTGCTTGGCGGCTATGTAGGTCTAGTTTCAGCATAA